One Caulobacter segnis genomic window carries:
- a CDS encoding LamG-like jellyroll fold domain-containing protein, whose protein sequence is MCFAAWRISPRRVCKHALTALNLRPGMTPVTKSRDVRHREETVHMKAIFLGSACALILANAAVAAQSAEPALLFQVSGDKGLVADVAAGDPVPNFADKVTPIDGKAGKGFHAEDDGIVSWNAPGNIQAQRGTLSFFWRSGYPVGVAPFVIFRVGYADHSSWDMAFLRIDWNGHGFDAFVTDNGLARTRVSFKVDKNPAADAWTHLAFTWDETTGVQLYVDGKLAARKETKAVYDAGLDQFGVAGRVIAPHQVQSRYNFTRGGDLDELRVYDRPLAADAIAALARNEAPAAQAPVPTLADPAVRAAWKQRYGWTLAAPPLLTDAQTTIRKVEFADAKDIKEWMWRANDGIPETTWPGVYNRSRLEGRNDYFQLPDWNVYVDGGKALTLALPDEPINRLEIQGPAYGDLSWAAPGTTKAGDKGSSVATRAKDQARTVTTLAKPLSGGVLTFTNVAQETPIQEIWAYNVSVGAEPKDAFKMTYTVRADVAPDYLNLADLNAYVAGRHPAGERATVVAIPDAAPTRPRPASDLTAPGLPIVHVLIPSGFGDAPAAKPLARNWAYGWENARDGLDGVAIDIPALPGAAGVTIPLNIQVKDPIWPGRNMIDVSVSVKAGEARTVWLDMRDRILTADSLYLTIAADSAEFGPKALDGAKIRLVLKDRDKAKAEHIADRLNQVKDNWAFLVEEHTTSKRQGLYRRLYADISDLLKVDPDNQVGREYWGDITYGSQGWPAFEQPKPTDGTPLWAFRQTEDLKLVAKFINWWIDERQADFGDFGGGLSDDTDLLQQWPGVALMGVQPDKLTHSLNRLTDAVYKNGMFTDGLSTIVTDELHAYEEGINSNSEAMYVNYGDPLAVERLFTTVKALPRVVDKNPAGHVHFNTNWYSGKISYREGPWEWQKPYSFGVVHPSILISDYNGDPTARDTVIGLADGYLAHVAKDGSYPNEINWRTDAVRGGTVLQGSGADGPFQIFWSAWRLTGDKKYLAPITWRISKSGLKSLQSINDNALTEMGLAAANKDALVRAAAKGGAFERYAAWSLTGDKTYLEDLYADEIQWNAQHMYMHTEGHWWSDRVELPSDYLQRSRLGGIANKRSQMTPGHVVSWRFDNADGADVALLVKDATKTSFKVIAYNRTDKPVTGVMTGWNVAPGLWSLSQGVDTTGDDLIDGTPETATFEFERSLGVRIALSPRQTVIMDLKLVKAGDDPAKRADLGVGRGDVTVKGSTLTAKVHSLGAQDTQAAKLELVDTAYKVVESAPIPALKAPLDLLPKTATVKLKIPAGVKASGLRVRIVTSQPQNTRLNDEVVLP, encoded by the coding sequence TTGTGCTTTGCAGCATGGCGTATCAGCCCCCGGCGGGTTTGCAAGCATGCCCTTACGGCGCTAAACCTGCGCCCAGGCATGACACCGGTTACCAAGAGCCGCGATGTCCGCCATCGGGAGGAGACGGTTCACATGAAGGCGATTTTCCTGGGCTCGGCCTGCGCGCTGATCCTGGCCAACGCGGCCGTCGCCGCGCAATCGGCCGAGCCGGCGCTGCTGTTCCAGGTCTCGGGCGACAAGGGCCTGGTCGCCGACGTCGCCGCCGGCGATCCCGTCCCCAATTTCGCCGACAAGGTCACGCCGATCGACGGCAAGGCGGGCAAAGGCTTCCACGCCGAGGACGACGGGATCGTCTCATGGAACGCGCCCGGCAACATCCAGGCCCAGCGCGGGACCCTCTCCTTCTTCTGGCGCTCGGGCTACCCGGTCGGCGTCGCGCCATTCGTGATCTTCCGCGTCGGCTATGCCGATCACAGCAGCTGGGACATGGCGTTCCTGCGCATCGACTGGAACGGCCACGGCTTCGACGCCTTCGTCACCGACAACGGCCTGGCCCGCACCCGCGTGTCGTTCAAGGTCGACAAGAACCCGGCCGCCGACGCCTGGACCCACTTGGCCTTCACCTGGGACGAGACCACCGGCGTCCAGCTGTATGTCGACGGCAAGCTGGCGGCCAGGAAGGAAACCAAGGCGGTCTATGACGCCGGTCTGGACCAGTTCGGCGTCGCCGGCCGCGTGATCGCCCCGCACCAGGTGCAGAGCCGCTACAACTTTACCCGCGGCGGCGACCTGGACGAGCTGCGCGTCTACGATCGCCCGCTGGCCGCCGACGCCATCGCCGCCCTGGCCCGCAACGAAGCCCCGGCCGCGCAGGCGCCGGTCCCCACGCTCGCCGATCCCGCCGTCCGCGCCGCCTGGAAGCAGCGCTACGGCTGGACCCTCGCCGCCCCTCCGTTGCTGACCGACGCCCAGACCACGATCCGCAAGGTCGAGTTCGCCGACGCCAAGGACATCAAGGAATGGATGTGGCGGGCCAACGACGGCATCCCGGAAACCACCTGGCCCGGCGTCTACAACCGCTCGCGCCTGGAAGGCCGTAATGACTACTTCCAGCTGCCCGACTGGAACGTCTATGTCGACGGCGGCAAGGCCCTGACCCTGGCCCTGCCCGACGAGCCGATCAACCGCCTGGAGATCCAGGGCCCGGCCTATGGCGACCTCTCCTGGGCCGCCCCGGGGACAACGAAGGCGGGTGACAAGGGATCCAGCGTCGCGACCCGCGCCAAGGATCAGGCCCGCACGGTCACCACCCTGGCCAAGCCGCTCAGCGGCGGCGTCCTGACCTTCACCAACGTGGCCCAGGAGACCCCGATCCAGGAGATCTGGGCCTACAATGTCTCGGTCGGGGCCGAGCCGAAGGACGCCTTCAAGATGACCTACACGGTCCGGGCCGACGTGGCGCCGGACTATCTGAATCTGGCCGACCTCAACGCCTATGTCGCCGGCCGCCACCCGGCGGGCGAGCGCGCCACGGTCGTGGCCATTCCGGACGCCGCGCCGACCCGGCCGCGTCCCGCCTCGGACCTGACCGCGCCCGGCCTGCCGATCGTCCACGTGCTGATCCCGTCGGGCTTCGGCGACGCCCCGGCCGCCAAGCCGCTGGCCCGCAACTGGGCCTATGGCTGGGAGAACGCCCGCGACGGCCTGGACGGCGTGGCCATCGACATTCCTGCTCTGCCCGGCGCCGCTGGCGTCACGATCCCGCTGAACATCCAGGTCAAGGACCCGATCTGGCCGGGCCGCAACATGATCGACGTCAGCGTCTCGGTGAAGGCCGGCGAGGCCCGCACCGTCTGGCTCGATATGCGCGACCGCATCCTGACCGCCGACAGCCTGTACCTGACCATCGCCGCCGACAGCGCCGAGTTCGGCCCCAAGGCCCTGGACGGCGCCAAGATCCGCCTCGTTCTGAAGGATCGCGACAAGGCCAAGGCCGAGCACATCGCCGACCGCCTGAACCAGGTGAAGGACAACTGGGCCTTCCTGGTCGAGGAGCACACCACCTCCAAGCGCCAGGGCCTGTATCGCCGCCTCTACGCCGACATCTCCGACCTCCTGAAGGTCGATCCCGACAATCAGGTCGGCCGCGAGTACTGGGGCGACATCACCTATGGCAGCCAAGGCTGGCCAGCGTTCGAGCAGCCCAAGCCGACGGACGGGACACCCCTGTGGGCCTTCCGTCAGACCGAGGACCTGAAGCTGGTCGCCAAGTTCATCAACTGGTGGATCGACGAGCGCCAGGCCGACTTCGGCGACTTCGGCGGCGGCCTGTCGGACGACACCGACCTGTTGCAGCAATGGCCGGGCGTGGCGCTGATGGGCGTCCAGCCGGACAAGCTGACCCACTCGCTGAACCGCCTGACTGACGCGGTCTACAAGAACGGCATGTTCACGGACGGTCTCTCGACCATCGTGACCGACGAGTTGCACGCCTACGAGGAAGGCATCAATTCCAACTCCGAGGCGATGTACGTCAACTACGGCGACCCGCTGGCGGTGGAGCGGCTGTTCACGACGGTGAAGGCCCTGCCTCGGGTCGTCGACAAGAACCCGGCCGGCCACGTCCACTTCAACACCAACTGGTACAGCGGCAAGATCTCGTACCGCGAGGGCCCGTGGGAGTGGCAGAAGCCGTATTCGTTCGGCGTCGTCCATCCGTCGATCCTGATCAGCGATTACAACGGCGACCCGACCGCCCGAGACACCGTCATCGGCCTGGCCGACGGCTACCTGGCCCACGTGGCCAAGGACGGCTCGTATCCGAACGAGATCAACTGGCGCACCGACGCCGTGCGCGGCGGCACGGTGCTGCAGGGCTCGGGCGCGGACGGTCCGTTCCAGATCTTCTGGTCGGCCTGGCGCCTGACCGGCGACAAGAAGTACCTGGCCCCGATCACCTGGCGGATCTCCAAGAGCGGCCTCAAGTCGCTGCAGAGCATCAACGACAACGCCCTGACCGAGATGGGCCTGGCGGCGGCCAACAAGGACGCCCTGGTCAGGGCGGCCGCCAAGGGCGGCGCGTTCGAGCGCTACGCGGCCTGGTCGCTGACCGGCGACAAGACATATCTCGAGGACCTCTACGCCGACGAGATCCAGTGGAACGCCCAGCACATGTACATGCACACGGAAGGCCACTGGTGGTCGGACCGTGTCGAGCTGCCCAGCGACTATCTGCAACGCTCACGCCTGGGCGGCATCGCCAACAAGCGTAGTCAGATGACGCCGGGCCACGTGGTCAGCTGGCGCTTCGACAACGCCGACGGCGCGGACGTGGCGCTGCTGGTCAAGGACGCCACCAAGACCAGCTTCAAGGTCATCGCCTACAACCGCACCGACAAGCCGGTGACGGGCGTGATGACCGGCTGGAACGTCGCGCCGGGCCTGTGGAGCCTCAGCCAGGGCGTCGACACCACCGGCGACGACCTCATCGACGGGACGCCCGAGACGGCCACGTTCGAATTCGAGCGCAGCCTGGGGGTCAGGATCGCCCTGTCGCCTCGCCAGACGGTGATCATGGACCTTAAGCTGGTCAAGGCCGGCGATGATCCGGCCAAGCGCGCCGATCTCGGCGTCGGCCGGGGCGACGTGACGGTGAAGGGCTCGACGCTCACCGCCAAGGTCCACAGCCTGGGCGCCCAAGACACGCAGGCGGCCAAGCTGGAGCTGGTCGACACGGCGTACAAGGTCGTGGAAAGCGCCCCGATCCCGGCCCTGAAAGCGCCGCTCGACTTGCTGCCCAAGACCGCTACGGTGAAGCTGAAGATCCCGGCGGGCGTGAAGGCCTCGGGCCTGCGGGTCCGGATCGTCACCAGTCAGCCCCAGAACACCCGCCTGAACGACGAGGTCGTGCTGCCATGA
- a CDS encoding GlcG/HbpS family heme-binding protein yields the protein MKNTLALIAAGLLLAGGSALAQTALAPAPAPAPQPPYAARVVTLAEAKTVAAAAEAEARKNGWTMVIVVLESNGAQVFAEKMDGTQYGSNEVALKKAQTSANFRRPSSFFQEQVKSGTLNPIFTGATAVEGGELLLVDGKIVGAIGVSGGSAAQDGMVARAGQAALK from the coding sequence ATGAAGAATACCCTCGCCCTGATCGCCGCCGGCCTGCTCCTGGCCGGCGGTTCGGCCCTCGCCCAGACCGCCCTCGCGCCCGCTCCGGCGCCCGCGCCCCAGCCGCCCTACGCGGCTCGCGTCGTCACCCTGGCCGAGGCCAAGACCGTCGCCGCGGCCGCCGAGGCCGAGGCCCGCAAGAACGGCTGGACGATGGTCATCGTCGTGCTGGAGTCGAACGGCGCCCAGGTCTTCGCCGAGAAGATGGACGGCACGCAGTACGGCTCGAACGAAGTCGCGCTGAAGAAGGCCCAGACCTCGGCCAATTTCCGTCGCCCGTCGTCCTTCTTCCAGGAGCAGGTGAAGTCGGGGACGCTGAACCCGATCTTCACCGGCGCGACGGCGGTCGAGGGCGGCGAGCTGCTGCTGGTCGACGGCAAGATCGTGGGCGCGATCGGCGTCTCAGGCGGCTCGGCCGCCCAGGACGGGATGGTCGCCCGCGCCGGCCAAGCCGCGCTCAAGTAG
- a CDS encoding type 1 glutamine amidotransferase family protein translates to MTVAVAFLQPGWADWEAGAVLALLREHLKVQIEIATPTGDPETSIGGVLAAADYRFDDPVLSDADVFILIGSDAWSEGENPAISALIRQAFADGKPVAGICAGTTALARAGLFDGRKHTSNGKDWLEGVVPGYAGADHYVDTPRAVTDGKLVSASGLAPVTFAAAVARLVAPEAEEMIAGYEAMFAREFSAT, encoded by the coding sequence ATGACTGTCGCCGTCGCCTTCCTGCAGCCGGGCTGGGCCGATTGGGAGGCCGGCGCCGTGCTGGCCCTGCTGCGAGAACACCTGAAGGTCCAGATCGAGATCGCCACGCCGACGGGCGATCCCGAGACTTCGATCGGCGGCGTGCTGGCCGCCGCCGACTACCGCTTCGACGATCCGGTGCTGAGCGACGCGGACGTCTTCATCCTGATCGGCAGCGACGCATGGTCCGAAGGCGAGAACCCGGCGATCAGCGCGCTGATCCGCCAGGCCTTCGCCGATGGCAAGCCGGTGGCCGGCATCTGCGCCGGGACGACGGCCCTGGCGCGCGCGGGCCTGTTCGACGGTCGCAAGCACACCTCGAACGGCAAGGACTGGCTGGAGGGCGTCGTCCCCGGCTATGCGGGCGCGGACCACTATGTCGATACGCCCAGGGCGGTGACCGACGGCAAGCTGGTCAGCGCATCGGGCTTGGCGCCCGTCACCTTCGCCGCCGCCGTCGCGCGCCTGGTCGCTCCGGAGGCGGAAGAGATGATCGCGGGCTACGAGGCGATGTTCGCCCGCGAGTTCTCGGCTACTTGA
- the msrB gene encoding peptide-methionine (R)-S-oxide reductase MsrB, whose protein sequence is MTDAAILSTIGFDLTPPTEAERERLEADLTAEEARVLLHHGTEAPFCGGLLGEKSPGAYCCRLCGLPLFKHETKFESGTGWPSFYAPYAEDHVVGVRDTSYGMVRIETRCARCDSHQGHVFPDGPPPTRLRYCINSVSLQFVKDGDPLPDPLHRGDRLG, encoded by the coding sequence ATGACAGACGCAGCCATCCTTTCAACCATCGGCTTCGACCTCACGCCGCCGACGGAAGCAGAACGCGAACGCCTGGAGGCCGACCTGACGGCCGAGGAGGCCCGCGTCCTCCTGCATCACGGCACCGAGGCCCCATTCTGCGGCGGCCTGCTGGGCGAGAAGAGCCCCGGCGCCTATTGCTGCCGCCTTTGCGGCCTGCCGCTGTTCAAGCACGAGACCAAGTTCGAGAGCGGCACCGGCTGGCCCAGTTTCTACGCCCCTTACGCCGAGGACCACGTCGTCGGCGTGCGCGACACCTCGTACGGCATGGTCCGCATCGAGACCCGCTGCGCCCGCTGCGACAGCCACCAGGGCCACGTGTTCCCGGACGGCCCGCCGCCGACGCGCCTGCGCTACTGCATCAACTCGGTGTCGCTGCAGTTCGTGAAGGACGGCGATCCCCTGCCCGATCCGCTGCACCGCGGCGATCGGCTCGGCTGA